The genomic stretch GAAATCCCTGCGAGAAAAGGGCGACAAGCCTGCGCACGCCCAAATGCAGGAGACGCAGCGAAGATGGCTCGCGGCACGTAATGCCTGCGGCTCGAAAGCGGCAGGAGGGCTCGACTACTGTATCGAGGAGACAACGAGTAAGCGACTGGGGCGTCTGCCGGCCCCGACTGCCGAGGCCGGAGCGGTTCCGCCGGCCGGCCTCAGAATCGGGACGGAAATCCTTGCCTGGGGCAAACCGAAAGACGGTCTGCGCACGCTCGACCATCGCGGACGTATCGTTCTGCAAGAGCCTCGCAACTCACTCGTCGACTCGCCATTCACAATTCACGACCGCTGGAAGGACGGCCAGACAGATGCAGTCTTGGTGGAGGAGGGCGCCGCCGATTACAATAATTGCTCGACATTCTATGTCGTGGAAAGCAGGAAGCCCGGCGCCGTCGCGCGTCACGAGCTTGGAAAGATCTGCGGCGACCGTTCGAGCGACGACGACTCGGACAATGATCCAGACCCCTGGTCGACGCGCAATGCGGATGGTTTCGCCTTCGTCTCGCCCGCGCGTCCATTCTCTAACGGCGAGGTCAGGCAGTGGCGCTCGAAAACGGGAGATTTGACCACGAGCGTCATCCAGTTTCTTCCGACGCCCGGCTCGACGATGCAGAGCCTCGCGGAGAGCCAGGAGCCGAAGGTCATAGAGCCGCTGCGTAACGCGGAATTTTTCGCCGCCGTGTCTCGCCTCGCGACGCTCGACAGAAGACGCATGGCCGACGCCTTGTGGGAGCTGACAAACGGCGGTTATCGAAATCGGAGCCCCGATATGCCGCAACCGGAACTCTACGGTCTGGCGATGGACCAGAATACGGTCGCGTATTCGGGGTGCGGCGCAGTATGGCGCGGAGGCGCCCACTTCGGTTGCGAGGAAGGCGACGCGCTCGCCGTGTGGGATCGCGCCGGAGGCGGATTCTACTTCGCGCTGAACAAGTTCGGCGACAACGGCCGCGACAGAGAAAAGGCGCAGGTCGAGCCCCCGCTCGCCTCTTGGCCGCCATCTACCCGCGCCCGCTACGAGAATTGGCGTAACGGCGGTCGCTGGACAGACGAGCGGCGGTGATCCCTATTGGAATTTCTTTTTCAGCTCCGGGCGCGCTCAACGCCCGCCGCGCGGCCGCGAATAGACGCCGGTTCGGCCGCCCTCGAAGCGCCGCGACAGGCCGCCTCGCGGCGTGACGGCGAGCTCGAGCCGATCGAATTTCATCGGATCGTCCATGCTCGCCTCGAACTTCGAGACAGCGAGCGTCACCATATCGCCCCGGCGCGACCAGCAGCCGGAGGCGATCTCGTCCAGCGCGCCATAGGCGAGCATATAGTCGAAGCGCCCGTCCGGTCGCA from Methylosinus sp. C49 encodes the following:
- a CDS encoding lysozyme inhibitor LprI family protein; the protein is MDCAKATTLVEKTICADPHIKWQDDVISRNYFAALKSLREKGDKPAHAQMQETQRRWLAARNACGSKAAGGLDYCIEETTSKRLGRLPAPTAEAGAVPPAGLRIGTEILAWGKPKDGLRTLDHRGRIVLQEPRNSLVDSPFTIHDRWKDGQTDAVLVEEGAADYNNCSTFYVVESRKPGAVARHELGKICGDRSSDDDSDNDPDPWSTRNADGFAFVSPARPFSNGEVRQWRSKTGDLTTSVIQFLPTPGSTMQSLAESQEPKVIEPLRNAEFFAAVSRLATLDRRRMADALWELTNGGYRNRSPDMPQPELYGLAMDQNTVAYSGCGAVWRGGAHFGCEEGDALAVWDRAGGGFYFALNKFGDNGRDREKAQVEPPLASWPPSTRARYENWRNGGRWTDERR